The nucleotide window GGTGGCCCTTCTCCCCGCCAGGGTTATATCACGCCGGATCACATCAAAGCTTTGCCCTACTCCCAGTTCCTCCATTATCCATTTGACGTTGACGTCTAGGTTATTATCGACTTTTACAATATCACCTAAAATGGTCATTTTTACCTTTCTTCCCTTCAACCTTTGGGATTAAAAAGGGTGGCCATACAAAAACCGAAGACAACCGCCGCAGCTATACCGGCGGCACCGGCGGTAACGCCTCCGGTGAAGGCACCTAAAAAACCTTTAGCTTGAACTGCCTCAAGGGTTCCCTGGGCCAGGGTATGCCCAAAACCACTAATCGGAATGGTAGCCCCGGCACCGCCGATTTTCACCAGCGGCCCATAAAGACCCACGGCGCTTAAAAGTGCGCCCCCCGTCACAAAACCCACCAAAATATGTGCGGGAGTCACATTATATGGCGTCAATTCCATAATGAGCTGCCCTACCAGGCATATTAGCCCCCCTATAAGGAAGGCCATTATGATGCTCATATATTTTCCTCCATTCCGCTTTGTAAATTTGCCTACAGCTTTTCTATCACCACGCCATGACCGATGCCGGGAATGGATTCCCCCTGCTGGGTTGCCGTCGGACTTAACAGGGCCCCGGTGCCTACCCCCAGGATGCGCTTATAGCGGCCTTCATTAAGTTTACCCATTAAATGGCCGGCAAAAACTACCGCCGAACAGGCACAGCCGCTGCCTCCGGCATGGGTGTCCTGGCGTTCGTGATCGTAAATCAAAATGCCGCAGTCGTTGTAATTCTTAGAGACATCGTACCTTTGCTCGCCCAGGAGCTTGGTGGCGATCTCATGGCCGACCCGGCCCAGGTCGCCGGTAATAATCAGATCGTAATCCGCAGGACCGCGGCCGGTGTCCTGGAAATGACGGACGATGGTGTCGACAGCCGCCGGAGCCATGGCCGATCCCATATCATTGGGATCTTTAATACCCACATCAACTACCCGGCCGATGGTGGCATGGGTGATCCGGGGACCATTGCCGGCCGGAGCCATTAAAACGGCCCCAGCGCCGGTAACCGTCCACTGGGATGTGGGCGGACGCTGCACGCCCTGCTCGGTGGGAAAACGGTACTGGCGCTCTGCTGTATCATAATGGCTGCTGCTGGCGGCCACAACATGGTGGGCAAAGCCTCCGTCAATGAGCATGGCGGCCAAGGCCATCCCTTCATACATGGTGGAACAGGCGCCATAAAGTCCTAGAAAGGGTATTCCCAGGTTTCGGGCGGCATAATTGGCGGAAATGGTCTGGTTTAAAAGGTCACCGGCTAAAAGAAAATCAATATCCTGGGGTTTTAACTGGGCCTTGGCAATAACCATTTTCACGGCTTCTTCCAGCATTTTCCGCTCGGCTTTTTCCCAAGTTTCTTCACCGAAATAAGTATCATCTATAACCATATCAAAGGTATTGCCCAGGGGGCCCTCCCCTTCTTTAGGACCAACAATGGAGGCCGTAGCCACAATCACCGGCGGGTTGGCAAACTGGATGGTATGCTGACCTACCCTTTTGGGTGCCTGCAAATATCTTCACCCCTACTTCACGAAATAGGCAATGAGACCTATTAATACGGAAACTATAAAGCCGTAAACCAGTACCGGCCCGGCGATGTTAAACATCCGCGCCGCCACCCCGAAGACAAAGCCTTCCCTCTTAAATTCCATGGCCGGAGCCACAATAGAGTTGGCAAACCCGGTTATGGGAATAATGGAGCCGGCGCC belongs to Moorella humiferrea and includes:
- the spoVAD gene encoding stage V sporulation protein AD produces the protein MQAPKRVGQHTIQFANPPVIVATASIVGPKEGEGPLGNTFDMVIDDTYFGEETWEKAERKMLEEAVKMVIAKAQLKPQDIDFLLAGDLLNQTISANYAARNLGIPFLGLYGACSTMYEGMALAAMLIDGGFAHHVVAASSSHYDTAERQYRFPTEQGVQRPPTSQWTVTGAGAVLMAPAGNGPRITHATIGRVVDVGIKDPNDMGSAMAPAAVDTIVRHFQDTGRGPADYDLIITGDLGRVGHEIATKLLGEQRYDVSKNYNDCGILIYDHERQDTHAGGSGCACSAVVFAGHLMGKLNEGRYKRILGVGTGALLSPTATQQGESIPGIGHGVVIEKL
- the spoVAE gene encoding stage V sporulation protein AE translates to MSIIMAFLIGGLICLVGQLIMELTPYNVTPAHILVGFVTGGALLSAVGLYGPLVKIGGAGATIPISGFGHTLAQGTLEAVQAKGFLGAFTGGVTAGAAGIAAAVVFGFCMATLFNPKG